One window of the Lemur catta isolate mLemCat1 chromosome 6, mLemCat1.pri, whole genome shotgun sequence genome contains the following:
- the SLC38A4 gene encoding sodium-coupled neutral amino acid transporter 4 encodes MDPMELRNVNIEPDDESSSGESVPDIYTGMRNSEKAAMSSPFANEDAESQKFLTNGFFGEKKLADYGDEHHPGTTSFGMSSFNLSNAIMGSGILGLSYSMANTGIILFIIMLLGVAILSLYSVHLLLKTAKEGGSLIYENLGEKAFGWPGKIGAFISITMQNIGAMSSYLFIIKYELPEVIRAFMGLEENTGEWYLNGNYLIIFVSVGIILPLSLLKNLGYLGYTSGFSLTCMVFFVSVVIYKKFQIPCPLPVLDHNVGNVTFNNTLPMHVVMLPNNSESADVNFMMDYTHRNPAGLDENQAKGSLHDSGVQYEAHSDDKCQPKYFVFNSRTAYTIPILAFAFVCHPEVLPIYSELKDRSRKKMQTVSNISITGMLVMYLLAALFGYLTFYGEVEDELLHAYSKVYTFDTPLLMVRLAVLVAVTLTVPIVLFPIRTSVTTLLFPQRPFSWIRHFLIAATLLALDNVLVILVPTIKYIFGFIGASSATMLIFILPAAFYLKLVKKEPLRSPQKVGALIFLVVGIVFMIGSMALIIIDWIYNPPNSKHH; translated from the exons ATGGATCCCATGGAACTGAGAAATGTCAACATCGAACCAGATGATGAGAGCAGTAGCGGAGAAAGTGTTCCGGATATCTACACCGGGATGCGAAATTCAGAAAAGGCAGCAATGAGCAG tCCATTTGCTAATGAAGATGCTGAAAGTCAGAAATTCCTGACGAATGGATTTTTTGGGGAAAAGAAGCTGGCAGATTATGGTGATGAACAT CACCCTGGAACCACCTCCTTTGGAATGTCTTCATTCAACCTGAGTAATGCCATCATGGGCAGTGGAATCTTGGGCTTGTCCTATTCCATGGCCAACACAGGGATCATACTTTTTAT AATCATGCTGCTTGGTGTGGCAATATTATCACTCTATTCAGTTCACCTTTTATTGAAGACAGCCAAGGAAGGAG GGTCTTTAATTTATgaaaacttgggggaaaaggcGTTTGGATGGCCTGGAAAAATTGGAGCTTTTATTTCCATTACAATGCAGAACATTGGAG CAATGTCAAGCTACCTctttatcattaaatatgaacTGCCTGAAGTAATCAGAGCATTCATGGGACTTGAAGAAAATACTGG AGAATGGTACCTCAATGGCAACTACCTCATCATATTTGTGTCTGTTGGAATTATTCTCCCactttctcttctgaaaaatttag GTTACCTTGGTTATACCAGTGGATTTTCCCTTACCTGCATGGTGTTTTTTGTCAGTGTG GTGATTTACAAGAAATTCCAAATACCCTGCCCTCTGCCCGTTCTGGATCACAATGTTGGAAACGTGACATTCAACAACACACTTCCGATGCACGTGGTAATGTTACCCAACAACTCTGAGAGTGCTGATGTGAACTTCATGATGGATTACACCCACCGCAATCCTGCAGGGCTGGATGAGAACCAGGCCAAGGGCTCTCTTCATGACAGTGGAGTCCAGTATGAAGCCCATAGTGATGACAAGTGCCAACCCAAATACTTTGTGTTCAACTCCCGG acGGCCTATACAATTCCCATCCTAGCATTTGCTTTTGTATGCCACCCTGAGGTCCTTCCCATCTACAGTGAACTTAAAGA tcGGTCCCGGAAGAAAATGCAAACAGTGTCAAATATTTCCATCACGGGGATGCTTGTCATGTACCTGCTTGCTGCCCTCTTTGGCTACCTAACCTTCTATG GAGAAGTTGAAGATGAATTACTTCATGCTTACAGCAAAGTATATACATTTGACACCCCTCTGCTCATGGTACGCTTGGCAGTCCTTGTGGCAGTAACACTAACTGTGCCCATTGTCCTGTTCCCA ATTCGCACATCAGTGACCACACTATTATTTCCCCAAAGACCCTTCAGCTGGATAAGACATTTCCTGATTGCAGCCACACTTCTTGCACTTGATAACGTTCTGGTCATCCTTGTGCCAACTATAAAATACATCTTTGGATTCATAG GGGCTTCATCTGCCACCATGCTGATTTTCATTCTTCCAGCAGCTTTTTATCTTAAACTTGTCAAGAAAGAACCTCTCAGGTCACCCCAAAAGGTCGGG GCTTTAATTTTCCTTGTGGTTGGGATCGTTTTCATGATTGGAAGCATGGCACTCATCATAATTGACTGGATTTACAATCCTCCAAATTCCAAGCACCACTAA